The genomic window GGCCCAGCGATGTGGACGCGCTTCACGTCAATCACGCCCGGGCCACGCAGCCCGATCGCCTGGGCGAACGAGCTCTGCAACTCCACGTCGACGAGCTCGCAATGAGCGCCCGCGTCACACACGATGGCCACCTCCGGCTGACCGCGGAGCCTCACGTGCTCGAGCTGCGCCGCGCCTTGCTGAATCTGCACGCCCACGCGTCCACCCTGAACGGACAGGTTTGCGAGCGTCGCGTCGGATCGGATCCGGATCGCCACCTCCGCGTCCGCGGGCGCGGCGAGCACCACCTGACCGTGGCCTTCGAGCCGCACCCGGCGCCCGAGCTCGAGCGGTCCTTCATAGAGCCCGGTCTCGATGGCGATCGTCGCCCCGTCGGGTGCCGCAGCGAGCGCATCGCCCACGCGCGTGAACGGGCGCTCGGCGCTGCCGTTGCCGCCCAGCGGCGCGCCCGCCTGGACGTGCACCACCGGCGTCGCGGCGAAGATCAGCGCGATCCACATGCCGGCGAGGTTCTCACGCCTTGGGCTTGTCCGTCAGGAGCAGCTTCTCGCGCGGTCCGCCGTGCGGCGCAGGCGGCACCTCGCCCGGACGCAAAGCGCGCCGCAGCTCGCCCGTGCCGTAGCGCTCGGCCAGCTCCTCGAGCGAGAGCCCCACGGCCTGCGCGAGCATGGGCATCGCGTCCCGCGCATGCACGAAGACGAGGTCCTCGCCGACGAAGAGCGAGAGGAACAGGCCCTCGAACTCGGGCGCGCGCGCGCCGCGCGACTCCAGGTGGTACACGAGCCGGGGGAGGATGTTCGCGGCCAGGTCGGCGAGCGACGGCTCCCCTTCCACCACCAGCTCGTACGAGAACGGCTCCTCGGCGCCGGCGCGCTCGCGCGCATCCTGGATGGCGGCGTTGGCCTCCCTGGCTGCGGCGCGGTGGAACGAACGGTCGAGCAACGGCTTCAAGGACGGGTCCATGACCCAAGGATGGCGCCGCTCGACGCCGCGCGCCACCCCAAGCGTGCCCGCTCGCCCGACGCGTCGGCGTCAGTTGGTCCGGCTGACGGCAGAGGACTCGTCCTCGTCGGGATCGCCCAGCTCCTCCAGCGGATCCACTGCGCGGCCGTGCCGCCAGACCTCGAAGTGCACGTGCGGGCCGGTGGCGCGCCCGGTGGCCCCGGCGAGCCCGACCGCGCCGCCGCGCTCGATGGCGTCGCCCTGGCGCGCGAGCAGCTGCGAGAGGTGGCCGTAGCGCGTGATCGTTCCGTCGAGGTGGCGGATGGCGACGAGCAGCCCGTAACCCTGGCGGCGATCCGCCTCGACGACGACGCCGCGCGCGGCCGCGGTCACCAGCTCACCCGCGTCGGCGGCGATGTCCACGCCCTCGTGGCGCTTCCAGCTCTGGTGATCCAGCGGATCCAGCCGCGGACCAAAGAGCGACGTCACCTGCGCGGGATGCACGGGCCAGGCGAGGAGATCATCGGCGGGATTGGGCGCGCGCCGCGAGGATCCCAGCCGAGCGCCGAGTGCGCGGCTCCGCGCGTGCGCCGCCGCTTCGAGGCCATCGGGCAACGCGCGGTACGCGCGATGGTCTTCATCGAGCTCGGCCTCCACGGCCACGCGCGCGCGCAAGAGGTCGTTCCGCGACGCCTTGAGCTGGCCGGAGAGCGTCTGATCCACGGCGGCGAAGAGGCCGTTCCAGGCCCGCAGGCCGTCGAGCGGCATGGGCTCTCCGGCGCCCTGCGCGCGCAGCACGCGCTCCACGCCGCCGAAGCGGTAGGTGCTCACCGCGAGCGGCGAGAGCTGGGCACGCGCGGAGATCTCGTCGGAGGTCAGCGTGGCCGAAGCGGCGTTCTCGTCGGCTTCACTCGAGGCGTACCCGGCCTCGGCCCAGCCCATCTTGGGCGCGGGTGTGGAGGCACAGCCACCGAGGAGCGCCAGCAATGGCAAGGCTCTGCGCATGCTCCTCGACGATAGCTCGAATCGTCCCGAGGCCCGGCATCGTAGCTGCCTCGGATCCGTGGATCAGCGCGCGCCTTGGCCCGCGAGCAGGTCGGGCGGCAGCAGCGTGGGCAGCTCCTCGAAGGCGATGAGCCCCTCTTGCACCAGGCGCAGCGCCTCGTCGCGCAAGGGCCGCAGCCCGGCCTGGTGGGCCACCTCGCGGAGATCGTCGACGGCGAGCGAGCGGGCGATCGCGCGCCGCACCGCCGGTCCGGCCGGCAGGTGCTCCACCACGGCGATGCGCCCGTAGGCGCCGTGGCCGCCGCAGGCGTCGCAGCCGCGACCGCGGAAGCACCGGAAGTCGGCGGGCGCGCCATGGGGAAACACCTCGGCCAGGAGCGCCGGGTCGGCCGTGACCGGCGCGCGGCACTGGGGGCACACGCGCTTGGCCAGGCGCTGCGCGAACACGGCCAGCAGCTCGCTGGCGATGGAGTTGGGGTGCATGCCCAAATCGAGCAGGCGCTGCACCGCGTCCACGGCGTCGTTGCAGTGCAAGGTCGACAGCACCAGGTGGCCGGTCTGCGAGGCGCGCAGGGCTTCGAGGGCGGTCTCGCCGTCGCGGATCTCGCCGACGAGGATCACGTCCGGGTCCTCGCGGACGAAGGCGCGCATGGCGCTCGCGAACGCGAAGCCCAGCTCGGGGTGCACCTGCGTCTGCTGCACGCGATCGATCGCGTACTCGATGGGATCCTCGACGGTGATCACCTTCCGCGCGCTGTCCTGGGCCAGGACCTGGAGGCCCGCGTACAGCGTCGTCGACTTGCCGCTGCCGGTGGGCCCCACCACGAGCACCAGGCCCTGAGGGCTGTCGAGGAGGCGGCGGTACGCGGCGGCGGCCTCCTGTCCGAAGCCGAGGTCTTCGATCTGGAGCGGCTTCTGCTCCTGGGGCAGCAGGCGGATGACGGCGTGCTCGCCCCAGAGCGCAGGCTGGGTCTGCACGCGCAGGTCGTAGGCCTTTCCGCCGGCCGACGCCGCAAAGCGGCCGCCCTGCGGGGTGCGGCGCTCGGCGATGTCGAGCTGCGCGCGGATCTTGAGCACGTTCAAGAGCCCGGCGAGCTGGACGGCGTCGAGGCGGTAGCGCTCCAGGTCGCGGAGATCACCGTCCACGCGGATGCGCACGCGCACCCGGCCGCCGTAGCGCTCGAGGTGGATGTCGCTCGCGCGCTCGCCAATGGCGTCGAGGAGGATGGACTCGAAGAGCGACACCAGCTTGGGCTCGAGGCCCGTGGCGCTTCGGGCCACCAGGTCCGCGCCGCCGGCGACTTCGGCGGCGAGCTCCGGCGCGGCATCCACGTGGCCCACCCGCTGGAGGTCGAGGGCGCTTCGAATGCGGCGCAGGTCCGTGGGCGTCACCACGCGTCGGTCGAGGACATCGACCCCGAGCGCATGGCCGAGGTCGTCGTGGCCCAGACCGGGCTCGCTCGTGGCCACCACCAATCGATTGCTGACGCGCGCCACGGGCAGCACGTGCTCGCGCTCCAGGAACTTGCGGTTGAGGTTCTTGGCCACGGCGGCGTCGGCGATCTCCAGCAGGGCCTCGGCCTCGTCGAAGGGCAACCCGAACTGCGCCGCCAGGCTGCGGTAGACGGTGCGCTCCTCCACGAGGCCCTTGTGCACCAGGGCTTCGCCGAGCCGGACGCCCTCGTGGAGGGCCTGAGCGACCACGCGCTCCAGGGCCTCGCGTGAGATCGCGTTTGCTTGCACGAGCAGGTCGCCGAGCCGGGCGCGCACGGGCGCTGGCGTGGGGTGGAGCGGGGTTGCCATGACCCATCGAGAATGCAGTGACCGCGCCAGACTTCAGCCCGGGCGGACACGATCCAAGTGGGGATGCAGGACTTGCGCGCACGTGAAGTCGCGTGCACGTCCTGCGCTGCTGATGTTAACGAGGCTGTTAACGACGAGCGGGTGCTAGAAGCACTCCTCGGGCACGTCCATCAGCTCCAGCGAGCTGTTCTCCACGTGCTTGCGCGCGAGGGTGAGGTTGGGGAACACGTTCTTGGCGTAGAAGCGGGCGCTGGCGATCTTGCCGTCGTAGAAGGACTTGTCTCCGGCGTTCTCGCTGCGGCGCCTGAGCGCCACCGTCGCGTGCCGGATCAGCAGCCAGCCGACGACGAGCTCCGCGGTGGCCATGAGGATGCGGTTGCCCTGGAAGCCGGCGTGGTACAGCGACTCGCCCACCTTCCCCATCAGCGCGCCGTACATGCCCTCCACGTCCTGGAGCCCGCGCGCGAGCAGCTTGCGCTCCTCGGCCAGCGCGTCGCCGCCGTCCTGGCCCTCGGCGGTCTCGCGGATCTTCGCGAGCAGACCTTGCAGCGTCTGGCCGCCGTCGCGCGCCACCTTGCGGAAGATGAGGTCGAGCGACTGGATGTGCGTGGTGCCCTCGTAGAGTGAGTCGATCTTCTGGTCGCGGATGTACTGCTCGGCCGGGTAGTCCTGGAGGAAGCCCGAGCCGCCGTAGCATTGCAGCGAGACCTGGAGCAGCTCCGCGGCCTTCTCGGAGCAGTAGCCCTTCACCAGCGGCAGGAGCAGGTCGTTGAGGTGGTGCAGGTCCTTCGCCGCCTCGGCCTTGTGGCCGCCGAGCAGCTCCACCTGGTCCTGCACGCTCGCGGTGAACAGCGCCAGCGCGCGCATGCCCTCGGCGTGGCTCTTCTGGAGCATGAGCATGCGGCGCACGTCCGGGTGCTGGGTGATGCGCACACGCGGCGCGCTCTTGTCGGTGGCCTGAAGCAGATCCGGGCCCTGCACGCGCTCCTTCGCATACGCCAGCGCGTTCAAGTACGCGGTCGACAGCGTGGCCATGCTCTTCATGCCCACGGCCATTCGGGCCTGCTCGATGACCGCGAACATCTGCCGGATGCCGTCGTGCACGTTGCCCACGAGGAAGCCGCGGGCCGGCATGCCGTCGCCGAAAGTCATCTCGCAGGTGGCGGAGGCCTTGATGCCCATCTTCTTCTCGATGTTGGTGCAGAACGCGCCGTTGCGCTCGCCGAGCGAGCCGTCCTCGTTCACCCAGAGCTTGGGGATGATGAAGAGCGAGAGGCCCTTGGTGCCGGCGCCGGCGCCCTCGGGGCGCGCGAGCACGAGGTGGATGATGTTCTCAGCGTGGTCGTAGTCGCCGTTGGTGATGAAGCGCTTCACGCCCTCGATCTCGTAGAGGTCGTCCTTGATGTGGCGGGCCTTGGTGCGACCGGCGCCCACGTCGCTGCCGGCGTCGGGCTCGGTGAGGACCATGCAGCCGCCCCACTTGCGATCCACCACGTGCTGCACGAAGCGCTTCTTCTGCGCGTCGGTGCCGAGGCGGTCGATGATCCGCGCGATGAAGCTGCCGAACAAGTAGAACGCGCAGACCGGGTTGGATCCGGCGACGAGCTCGAAGCCAGCCCACGCGACGGTCGGCGGCGCGCCCATGCCGCCGAGGTGCGAGGGCACGTCCAGCATGTCCATGCCCGCCTCGTAGTAGGCGGCGAGCGACTTCTTCACGCCCTCGGGCAGGTGCACGTTGCCCTCGGGGTCGAGCTTGAGCGGCACGCGATCGCCTTCGGCGAAGCTCGCGGCCAGGTCGTTCACGCACACCTTGCGAAGCTGGAGCAGCATCTCTTTCGCCGTGTCCGCGTCCATCTCCGCGAACGGCCCCTTGCCCAGGCTGGTCTTGCCCACGTCGAGGAACTCGAAGAGGTTGAAGAAGGTGTCGCGGATGTTGTCCTTGTAGTGCGGGGCGGCGGACGTGCTCATGCGAGGCTCCAGGCGCGCGGGGAGGCGCTTGTTGACCCGAGAATCAACCGCGCCGACGCAGCATGTCAATTGGGCTCGGAGCCATGTGGCGCAAGGGCGCGGGATCACGAACGCCCTTCACGCGAGAAGCGGCATCGGCCTTCGGCCGCGCGGGGAGACTCTGCGCTCGATCGGCTCCGGAGAGGCGCACTCGGCGCCTGGGTCTGGCTTCTTGGAAGTGGGGCGCTCGTCGTTTCCGCCAACTCCAACGATGCGCCAGGCTCGAGGGTGCCGGGGGGCCTGCCCGGGAATCATTAAATTCAATTTTATCATCAGTGGAGTTACGCGTTTGAGCAAATCCAATTTAATTAAGCCCGGGACCACCACCCGACCTGGCTCGAGGCAAAGCCTGAAAACCGCCCCCTCCCCAAAGGCGCGTCTCCGCGTGCCTGGCATCCGAGTTGGCCCTCGCGCATCCCGGGCTTCGGCTTCGACGCCGAGTGGTCTACAACCCGCGCGATGGCTCCCACGCCGCTCCCCATCGATCCGCTCTTGCCCGAGGTGGTCCGCGTCCTGAAGGCGGGCAACGCGCTGGTGCTCGAGGCCGAGCCCGGCGCGGGCAAGACCACGCGCGTGCCCTGGGCGATGCTCGAGGGCGGCGTCGCGGGCGCCGGCGAGATCGTGGTGCTGCAGCCGCGTCGAATCGCCGCACGACTCGCCGCCCGGCGCATCGCCGAAGAGCACGGCGAAGATGTCGGCCAGCGCGTGGGCTACCAGGTCCGCTTCGAGGACGTGAGCTCGGCGAAGACGCGCATCCGCCTGGTGACCGAAGGCGTGCTCACGCGAAAGCTGGTCTCGGATCCGAACCTGCGCGGCGTGGGCGCGGTGGTGCTCGACGAGTTCCACGAGCGGCACCTGCAAGGCGATCTCGCGCTCGCGCTCTTGCGGCGGCTGCAGCTCGGCGCGCGGCCGGATCTGAAATTGGTGGTGATGTCGGCGACGCTCGAGGTGGATCCGGTTCGCGCGTACCTCGGCAACGCGCCGAATCTGAACGCGCCGGGACGCCGCTTTCCGATCGACATCCAGCACCTGCCCCAGCCCGATGATCGCCACCTCGACGTGCAGGTGGGCGCGGCGCTGAAGCGGCTGGTGCGCGAGAGCCTCGAAGGCGATGTGCTCGTGTTCCTGCCCGGCGCCGCGGAGATCCGACGCGCGTCCGAGGCCGTCGCGCCGGTCGCGAAGGATCACGATCTCGACGTGGTCCCGCTGCACGGCGATCTCTCGCCCGAGGAGCAGGACCGCGCCGTCCGCCGCAGCCGGCGCCGCAAGGTGATCCTCTCCACCAACGTCGCCGAGAGCAGCGTGACCATCGACGGCGTGGTGGCCGTCATCGACTCGGGACTCGCGCGCATCGCCGGGCACTCGCCGTGGAGCGGCCTGCCCACGCTCAAGACCGGCAAGGTGAGCAAGGCCTCGGCCATCCAGCGCGCAGGTCGCGCGGGCCGCACCGGTCCCGGCCGCTGTCTGCGGCTCTTCACCCAGCACGACTTCGACGGACGTCCAGACCACGAGCCGCCCGAGATCGCCCGACTGGATCTCGCCGAGACCGCGCTGGCGCTGCATGGGCTTGGCGTTAACGATCTGGTTAAGTTCGGCTGGTTCGAGCACCCGCCGGATGCCGCGCTTCAAGCGACCGAGGAGCTGCTCGCGCGGCTGGGCGCCATCGACAAGTCCGGCGCGATGACCCAGCTCGGCGAGCAGCTGCTGCGTTTCCCCCTTCATCCCCGGCAGTCGCGCGCGCTCCTCGAGGCGCGTGCGCACGGCGCGGCGGATGACGGCGCGGTGCTCGCGGCGATCCTCGGCGAAGGCGATCTCATGGCCGGCTCGCTCTTCGGCTCCGGGCCACGGAAAGCGAAGATCAGCGCGCCGAGTGATCTCGTGGAGCAGCTGCACCTCTTCCGAGAGGCCGAGCGATCGAATTTCAACGCCGATCGCGTGCGCGGGCTGGGCCTCGACGTGGGCGCGGTGCGTTCGGCGGATCGCGTCCGAAAGCAGCTCCTGCGCGTTCGCACCGATGACAAAGCGGGCCGGCCCGTCGACGTGGAGAAGGCGCTGCAGCTCGCGGTGCTCGCGGGCTATCCGGATCGCGTGGCGCGCCGTCGGCCGGGCGCGGGCAATCGCGAGCTCCTGCTCGCGGGCGGCGGAACGGCGGCGCTCGACGAGGCGAGCGTGGTCCAGGACGCTGAATTTCTCGTCGCCGTCGACGCCGAGGAGCGCGCGCCATCTCGGATGCCAGGTGCCTCGCGCTCGGGCGTGCGCGTGCGGCTCGCGAGCGCGATCGAACCCGACTGGCTGCTCGAGCTCTTCGGCGAGCGCGTCACCACCGACACCGAGCTCACCTGGAACGCAGACCTGGAGCGCGTGGAGGGCATGGGGCGCATGCTCTACGACGGCCTGGTGCTCGAGGAGTCGAAGGAGACGAACCTCGATCCCGACGCGTCCGCGAAGGTGCTCGCCGAGCACGCGCTCGAGAGAGGCGCCGCCGCGTTCGCGCCGCCCGACGAGCTGGAGCGCTTCGTGAACCGCACGCGCTTCCTCGCCGAGGCCGCGCCCGACGCGAACGTGCGCGCCATCGACGACGCCGAGGTCAAGGCCGCGCTCCTCGAGCTCTGCCACGGCAAGACGCGCTTCTCCGAGCTGCGCGACGCCTCCCTCCTCGACGTGCTCAAGGCGCGGCTTGGCGCTTCGCTCGCCAAGCTGGACGAGCTCGCGCCGGAGCGGCTGCGGCTGCCCGGCGGCCGCGGCATCGCCATCCACTACGAGCCCGGCAAGCCGCCCTGGGCCGAGAGCTACCTCCAGGACTTCTTCGGCATGGCCGAGGGTCCCAAGCTCGCGCGCGGCCGCGTGCCGCTGGTGCTGCACCTGCTCGCGCCCAACAAGCGCGCGGTGCAGGTCTCGACCGATCTCGCCGGCTTCTGGGAGCGCCACTACCCGGCGCTGCGCAAGGAGCTCGGGCGCCGCTATCCGCGGCACAGCTGGCCCGAGGATCCGCGACATGCAACGCCGCCGGCGCCCCGTCCGCCCCGCGGACCGCGGCGCTGAGAGTCGGAAAGTTGCATCCCCCCATCGTCGAAGCAGGATGAAGGGATGCGCACCCTCGCGCTCGGGGTCCTGCTCAGGGCCCTGACGCCCACCGCCGCCGCTGCGACGCCCGCGCTCGATCCCGCGCTGGCGCAGAAGGCGCTCTGCGCCGGGCCGTGCGCGGTGCTCATGAACACGCCCGTGGGCCAGGACGGCTCGGGCCGCGCGCTCGTCCTGGTGGGCGTGGCCTCGCCGCGGAACGCCGGCGAGCGGCTCCCTCGCAGCGAGAACGACGCCGACAAGCGCTGCCTGGCCGAGCCGTATGCGCTCCTGCACGTGAAAAACGGAAACGTGGAGCAGACCGAGCCCATCGTCACCTTGCGCGCCAAGGGCTGCGGAAGGGATCGCGAGGAGCTTCG from Deltaproteobacteria bacterium includes these protein-coding regions:
- a CDS encoding M23 family metallopeptidase, encoding MRRALPLLALLGGCASTPAPKMGWAEAGYASSEADENAASATLTSDEISARAQLSPLAVSTYRFGGVERVLRAQGAGEPMPLDGLRAWNGLFAAVDQTLSGQLKASRNDLLRARVAVEAELDEDHRAYRALPDGLEAAAHARSRALGARLGSSRRAPNPADDLLAWPVHPAQVTSLFGPRLDPLDHQSWKRHEGVDIAADAGELVTAAARGVVVEADRRQGYGLLVAIRHLDGTITRYGHLSQLLARQGDAIERGGAVGLAGATGRATGPHVHFEVWRHGRAVDPLEELGDPDEDESSAVSRTN
- the tadA gene encoding Flp pilus assembly complex ATPase component TadA is translated as MATPLHPTPAPVRARLGDLLVQANAISREALERVVAQALHEGVRLGEALVHKGLVEERTVYRSLAAQFGLPFDEAEALLEIADAAVAKNLNRKFLEREHVLPVARVSNRLVVATSEPGLGHDDLGHALGVDVLDRRVVTPTDLRRIRSALDLQRVGHVDAAPELAAEVAGGADLVARSATGLEPKLVSLFESILLDAIGERASDIHLERYGGRVRVRIRVDGDLRDLERYRLDAVQLAGLLNVLKIRAQLDIAERRTPQGGRFAASAGGKAYDLRVQTQPALWGEHAVIRLLPQEQKPLQIEDLGFGQEAAAAYRRLLDSPQGLVLVVGPTGSGKSTTLYAGLQVLAQDSARKVITVEDPIEYAIDRVQQTQVHPELGFAFASAMRAFVREDPDVILVGEIRDGETALEALRASQTGHLVLSTLHCNDAVDAVQRLLDLGMHPNSIASELLAVFAQRLAKRVCPQCRAPVTADPALLAEVFPHGAPADFRCFRGRGCDACGGHGAYGRIAVVEHLPAGPAVRRAIARSLAVDDLREVAHQAGLRPLRDEALRLVQEGLIAFEELPTLLPPDLLAGQGAR
- a CDS encoding acyl-CoA dehydrogenase produces the protein MSTSAAPHYKDNIRDTFFNLFEFLDVGKTSLGKGPFAEMDADTAKEMLLQLRKVCVNDLAASFAEGDRVPLKLDPEGNVHLPEGVKKSLAAYYEAGMDMLDVPSHLGGMGAPPTVAWAGFELVAGSNPVCAFYLFGSFIARIIDRLGTDAQKKRFVQHVVDRKWGGCMVLTEPDAGSDVGAGRTKARHIKDDLYEIEGVKRFITNGDYDHAENIIHLVLARPEGAGAGTKGLSLFIIPKLWVNEDGSLGERNGAFCTNIEKKMGIKASATCEMTFGDGMPARGFLVGNVHDGIRQMFAVIEQARMAVGMKSMATLSTAYLNALAYAKERVQGPDLLQATDKSAPRVRITQHPDVRRMLMLQKSHAEGMRALALFTASVQDQVELLGGHKAEAAKDLHHLNDLLLPLVKGYCSEKAAELLQVSLQCYGGSGFLQDYPAEQYIRDQKIDSLYEGTTHIQSLDLIFRKVARDGGQTLQGLLAKIRETAEGQDGGDALAEERKLLARGLQDVEGMYGALMGKVGESLYHAGFQGNRILMATAELVVGWLLIRHATVALRRRSENAGDKSFYDGKIASARFYAKNVFPNLTLARKHVENSSLELMDVPEECF
- the hrpB gene encoding ATP-dependent helicase HrpB; this translates as MAPTPLPIDPLLPEVVRVLKAGNALVLEAEPGAGKTTRVPWAMLEGGVAGAGEIVVLQPRRIAARLAARRIAEEHGEDVGQRVGYQVRFEDVSSAKTRIRLVTEGVLTRKLVSDPNLRGVGAVVLDEFHERHLQGDLALALLRRLQLGARPDLKLVVMSATLEVDPVRAYLGNAPNLNAPGRRFPIDIQHLPQPDDRHLDVQVGAALKRLVRESLEGDVLVFLPGAAEIRRASEAVAPVAKDHDLDVVPLHGDLSPEEQDRAVRRSRRRKVILSTNVAESSVTIDGVVAVIDSGLARIAGHSPWSGLPTLKTGKVSKASAIQRAGRAGRTGPGRCLRLFTQHDFDGRPDHEPPEIARLDLAETALALHGLGVNDLVKFGWFEHPPDAALQATEELLARLGAIDKSGAMTQLGEQLLRFPLHPRQSRALLEARAHGAADDGAVLAAILGEGDLMAGSLFGSGPRKAKISAPSDLVEQLHLFREAERSNFNADRVRGLGLDVGAVRSADRVRKQLLRVRTDDKAGRPVDVEKALQLAVLAGYPDRVARRRPGAGNRELLLAGGGTAALDEASVVQDAEFLVAVDAEERAPSRMPGASRSGVRVRLASAIEPDWLLELFGERVTTDTELTWNADLERVEGMGRMLYDGLVLEESKETNLDPDASAKVLAEHALERGAAAFAPPDELERFVNRTRFLAEAAPDANVRAIDDAEVKAALLELCHGKTRFSELRDASLLDVLKARLGASLAKLDELAPERLRLPGGRGIAIHYEPGKPPWAESYLQDFFGMAEGPKLARGRVPLVLHLLAPNKRAVQVSTDLAGFWERHYPALRKELGRRYPRHSWPEDPRHATPPAPRPPRGPRR